In the genome of Streptomyces aquilus, the window GCCGCCTACTGCGCGGAGGCGGGGATCTCGGCGGGGCGGTATCTGGAGCTGCTGGGCGCCTATCCCGAGGAGGTGTTCGCGCAGTCGGCGGAGGGGACCGATCAGGACCGTACGGTGGCGCGGGTGTGGCGGGTCTCCTTGGACCGGCTGGCCGATACGCCGTTGGCGGGGCGGATTCTGGGGGTGGTGGGGTGGTGGGCGTCGGAGGGGATTCCGCGGGCCTATCTGGAGGCGATGGGGACGCCGGTGGAGGTCACGGAGGCCGTGCGGCGGCTGGCCGCGCACAGTCTGGTCAAGGTGCATGAGGACGACACGATCTCGGTGCATCGGCTGGTGCAGGCGGTGGCGCGGGCGGAGGGCGGGGCGGGGCATGACGCCGCCCTCGTGCTGCTGAGCAACGCCGACAGGTTCCGCGGCATCGACGCGGACGTGCGGTGGCTCACGCATCTGGAGGCGCTCGCCGGTCACACCGATCCGGAGAGCGACGGCGAGCACGAAGCCTGGCTGTTCAACCTGGGCGGGCTCAAGTCCTCCCAGGAGTACGGGCACAGCCGCAGGACGGAACTGCACGAGCGGGCGGTGGCGGCGGCGGAGCGCGCGTTCGGGCCCCGTGCCGAGTTCACCTTCTCGTTTCGCCGGAACCGTGCCGAAGGCTATGGGTACGCCGGTGATCACGCCCGCGCGATCGAGTTGCTGGAGCGGGATCTGGCCGACCACGCGCGGGTGTTCGGCGCGCGAAACCCGGGGACGTTCGAGATCCGGGCGGACCTGGCCGAAGTTCTCCTGGACGCGGGACAGTTGCAGGAGGCGCTGAAGCTGGCGAAGAGGAACGCGACGCGAGCCGAACGGGTCCTGGGGAGCGAACACGAGGTCGCTCTCGGGGTGTGGTCGGCGTGGGCCAAGGCGCTGCGGTACAGCGTCGAGGAGGACGACGGCGCCCACGCGGCCGAAGCCGCCCACGCGATCGAGACATGGCTGGCCAGGGTCGAGGCGGCCCAGGGCGAGGACAACAGGTTCTACGACCATGTCCACTGGGAGCTCATCTGGGTCCGCGCGGCCGCCGGGGACATCGAGGAGGCCACGGTTCTCTTCGAGCGGTGCATCGCGCGCAGGGAGCGTCTCTACGGTGAGACCAGCCGGGCCGCCCTCAACACCCGCCGGGCGTTCGCCACGTTCCTGTGGGGTACGGTCGGCGCCTCCGACCGCGCCCGCGAGCTGCTCGCCCAGCTCATCGCCGACTGGGAACGACTGCTGGGCGAGACCCCGCATCTCGAAGAGCTCCGAGCGCACTACGCCCGTCTGGCCTCCCCACCGGAAGCGACCGGCTGATCACCCTCCGTACCTTGTCCCCTTCCTGGCTCTCCCCTGCATCTCACCTGCACCACCCCTAACCAGCGCCACGCGAACCTGGAGTCACTTCCGAAGCGGAGCACCGAAAACCGCACCGGGAGCCAACCCCCCTCGCCCGCACTGGAGATGAGATGACCCCTCGCCCGATAACCAAGCGTGTAGCCGTCGTCACCGCCGGTGCCCTCGTCGCCGTCGGCACCTTCGCCGCCGGGGTCGGTGTCGCCGGGCCGGAGAAGCAGCAGCACGCCAAGAAGCCCGCCAAGGCCGAGATCGCCGCCCTCTTCGACGGCTGGAACGCCGCCCTGCGAACCCGCGACGCCGAGACCGTCGCCGACCGGTACGCCAAGGACGCGGTGCTGCTGCCGACCGTCTCCAACAAGGTCCGCACCGACCACGCCGGCATCGTCGACTACTTCGAGCACTTCCTCAAGAACAAGCCGGTCGGCAAGAAGATCGAGACGCACATCAACGTCCTCGACGCCAACTCCGCCCTCGACGCGGGCGTGTACGAGTTCACGCTCACCGACCCCGACACCGGCGCCAAGCGCGTCGTCAAGGCCCGCTACACCTACGAGTACGAGAAGCGCGACGGCAAGTGGAAGATCGTCAACCACCACTCTTCGGCGATGCCCGAAGGCTGATCCGCACCACCAGCCCACCCCCTGGCGCATCCGCCAGTGTCACGGTCCCGCCGTCGTCGGTCACCAGTTGTTTGACGACGGCGAGGCCGAGTCCCGACCCGGAGCGCCCGGTCAGACCCTGGCCGCGCCAGAAGCGGTCGAAGGCGCGGGACTTCTCCGCGTCGGACATGCCCGGCCCCTGGTCCCGCACGGTCAGCAGGATCTCGTCGCCCCGCGCCTCGTGGGCGACCGTGATCGTGGCGCCGTCCGGCGACACCTCCAGGGCATTCGAGAGCACGTTGTCCAGCACCTGGTCCAGATGACCGGGGCTGGCCAGCACCAGCAGCCGGCCGTCGGCGGTACTCCCCCCCAGCGCGATGGTGACTCCGCGCTCGTCGGCGGCCGGCCTCCACACGTCGAGGCGTTCGGCGACGATGTCCCCGAGCGACAACGGCTCCGCGGCCGACACCTTCGCCTCCGCCCGCGCCAGCACCAGCAGCCCGTTCACCAGGCGGCTCATCCGGACCACCTCGGCCGTCGCCTGCTCCACGTCCTCCCGTACGAACTCGTCGTCCACGCCGTCCGCGATGTTGTCCAGGGACAGCCGCAACGCCGTCAGGGGCGTGCGGAGTTGATGGGAGGCGTCCGCCACGAAGATGCGCTGGGAGGCGACCAGGGTGTCCAGGCGTTCCGCGCCCTGGTTCAGGGTGCGGGCCAGCGTCTGGGTCTCCGGCGGGCCCGTCACCGGCGAGCGCGCGGTCAGGTCGCCGTCGCTGAACTTGCTGGCCATGGCGTTGAGTTCGCGGAGCGGGGCGGTGATCCGGCGGGCGGCGTACGCGCCGATCGCGGCGGCGGCCGCGATGACCAGCACGGCGAGCCCGGCCCGGAAGCCCCAGATGCTCCAGAGCCGCCTGGTCATGTCCGAGGTCGAGAAAACGATCCGTACGGCGGCCTTCTCGCCCTCGACGGGGACGGTGACCGTCAGATGGCTGCCCCAGACGAAGTCGGAACCCCAGTCGGTGGTCGGCTTGCCGTCCCGCACGGCCCGGGTCAGCGCCGCGTCCGCGACGGGAGTCCTCAGCTTCGGGTCACAGGCGGCCGTGGGCGTCGCCTGGACGTCGCCGTACGCTCTGGCGACGTCGTGCAGGGCCTGGCACGAGGAACTGGTGCCGTTGCCCAGCAGCACCGCCATGGTGTTCGCCTCGCGCAGGAGGGACTGCTCGGTGTCGTCCCGGAGCTGATCCGTGAGCGTGAACGCCACCGGCACCGTGAACAGCAGGATCGCCACCGCGACGAGCAGGATGTAACTCTGGATGAGCTGCCGGTTCATGAGGGCGACGCGTCCCCTGCGATCTCCAGCCGGAAGCCGACGCCCCGTACCGCCTCGATGGTGACGGCGCCCGCCAGCTTCCGCCGCAGGGCCGCCACATGGACGTCGAGGGTCTTGGTCGGGCCGAACCAGTTCGCGTCCCAGACCGCTTCCATGATCTGCTCGCGCGACATCAGCGCGCCGGGCTCCTCGGTGAGGAAGGCCAGCAGGTCGTACTCCTTGGGGGCGAGGGCCACCTCCGCGCCGTCCAAGCGGACCCGGGCCGCCTTGCGGTCGATGGTGAGGCGGCTGCCGTAGCGGTCGGGACCGGCCGCCGCGACCTCGGTGCGCGGCTGGGCGCGGCGCATCACCGCCCTTATCCGCGCGATGACCTCCCGCACCCCGAACGGCTTCGAGACGTAGTCGTCCGCGCCGAGCTCCAGGCCGACCACCCGGTCCGTCTCGTCGCTGCGCGCGCTGATCACGATGATCGGCACGTTCCCGCGCTCGCGCAGCGCCTTGCACACGTCGAGGCCGTCGGTGTCGGGCAGACCGAGATCGAGGAGTACGACGTCGTAGGGCTCCGCGTGCCCCAGGGCCGCCCCGCCCGTGGTGACCCAAGCCACCTCGAAGCCGTAACGCAGCAGTCCGCGCCGGAGCGACTCGGCGACCGGCTCATCGTCTTCCACCAGCAGTACGCGCACAGGCGAACCCTAGTGCTTGAAGTTTAAAGACGGCCGGTGGCGGGTGACCTGGACCACTTTGCCGAGTGTTCATCGTCCGGGTGGGCAGGGTCGTGCTGGGCGTCCGGGTCTCACCATGTGGCATCACGAAGGTCGATTTCGGACGCTCGTTAGACTGAGCCGACCGCAGTACATATGCGTATGTGCGGATAGTGACTGACTGAGCGAGGAGCGCACGTGGGCCTTGTCGTGCAGAAGTACGGAGGCTCCTCCGTAGCCGATGCCGAGGGCATCAAGCGCGTCGCCAAGCGGATCGTGGAAGCGAAGAAGAACGGCCACCAGGTGGTCGTCGTCGTTTCCGCGATGGGCGACACGACGGACGAGCTGATCGATCTCGCCGAGCAGGTATCCCCGATGCCTGCCGGGCGTGAGTTCGACATGCTGCTGACCGCCGGAGAGCGTATCTCCATGGCCCTGCTGGCCATGGCGATCAAAAACCTGGGCCACGAGGCCCAGTCGTTCACCGGCAGCCAGGCGGGTGTCATCACCGACTCGGTCCACAACAAAGCGCGGATCATCGACGTCACGCCGGGCCGCATCCGGGAGTCCCTCGACAAGGGCAACATCGCCATCGTCGCGGGCTTCCAGGGCGTCAGCCAGGACAAGAAGGACATCACCACGCTCGGCCGCGGCGGTTCCGACACCACGGCCGTGGCGCTGGCCGCCGCCCTCGACGCCGAGGTGTGCGAGATCTACACCGACGTGGACGGCGTGTTCACCGCCGACCCGCGCGTGGTGAAGAAGGCGAAGAAGATCGACTGGATCTCCTTCGAGGACATGCTGGAGCTCGCGGCCTCCGGTTCCAAGGTGCTGCTCCACCGCTGTGTGGAGTACGCCCGCCGCTACAACATCCCGATCCACGTCCGGTCCAGCTTCAGCGGGTTGCAGGGCACGTGGGTCAGCAGTGAGCCCATCAAGCAGGGAGACAAGCCGGTGGAGCAGGCCATCATCTCCGGTGTCGCGCACGACACCTCCGAGGCCAAGGTGACGGTCGTCGGCGTGCCGGACAAGCCGGGCGAGGCCGCGACGATCTTCCGGGCGATCTCCGACGCCGAGATCAACATCGACATGATCGTGCAGAACGTGTCCGCCGCCTCCACCGGTCTGACGGACATCTCCTTCACCCTCCCCAAGGCCGAGGGCCGCAAGGCCATCGACGCCCTGGAGAAGCACAAGGAGGGCATCGGCTTCGAGTCGCTGCGCTACGACGACCAGATCGGCAAGATCTCCCTCGTCGGCGCCGGCATGAAGACCAACCCGGGCGTGACCGCGACCTTCTTCGAGGCGCTGTCCGAGGCGGGCGTGAACATCGAGCTGATCTCGACCTCCGAGATCCGCATCTCGGTCGTCACCCGCGCCGACGACGTCAACGAGGCCGTCCGCGCCGTCCACACCGCCTTCGGGCTCGACTCCGACAGTGACGAGGCCGTCGTCTACGGAGGCACCGGGCGATGACCAGCCCACCGACGCTCGCGGTCGTGGGAGCGACCGGAGCCGTCGGCACGGTCATGCTCCAGATCCTGTCCCAGCACGCGGACATCTGGGGCGAGATCCGCCTGATCGCCTCCCCGCGCTCGGCCGGCCGCAAGCTGGCCGTGCGCGGCGCGGAGGTCGAGGTCGTGGCCCTCACCGAGGAGGCCTTCGACGGGGTCGACGTCGCCATGTTCGACGTACCCGACGAGGTCTCCGCGCAGTGGGCGCCGATCGCCGCGGCGCGCGGGGCGATCGTCGTGGACAACTCGGGCGCCTTCCGGATGGACCCGGAAGTGCCCCTCGTCGTCCCCGAGGTCAATCCGCACGCCGCCCGGGTGCGGCCGCGCGGCATCATCGCCAACCCGAACTGCACGACCCTGTCGATGATCGTCGCCCTGGGCGCGCTGCACGCTGAGTTCGGGCTGCGTGAGCTGGTGGTGTCGTCGTACCAGGCGGTGAGCGGGGCCGGGCGGGCCGGCGTGGAGACACTGCGGCAGCAGCTCGCCCTGGTCGCCGGTACGGAACTGGGGACGCACCCCGGGGACGTACGCCGGGCCGTGGGCGACAACACCGGGCCGTTCCCGGAGCCGGTCGCGCTGAACGTCGTGCCGTGGGCCGGGTCGCTGCGCGAGGACGGCTGGTCGTCGGAGGAGATGAAGGTGCGGGACGAGTCCCGCAAGATCCTCGGCCTGCCCGAACTGCCCGTCGCCGTCACCTGTGTGCGGGTCCCGGTGGTCACCACGCACTCGCTGACCGTCCACGCCCGCTTCGAGGGCGAGGTCACCGTCGCCAAGGCGCGGGAGATCCTCGCCACCGCCCCGGGCGTCGTACTGTTCGACAACCCGGCGGCCGGGGAGTTCCCGACGCCCGCCGACGTCGTCGGCACCGATCCCACCTGGGTGGGGCGGGTGCGCCGGGCGCTCGACGACCCGACCGCCCTCGAACTCTTCGTGTGCGGCGACAACCTCCGCAAGGGCGCGGCGCTCAACACCGCGCAGATCGCCGAGCTGGTCGCGGCCGAATTCACGGGCGGCTGAGCGCGACCGGTTTGTAAGATCTGTGAACCAAGTGTGAGCCGGTCGATGGTCCGGACCACTTGCTGCGGACGTCGTTGTCGTCCGAAGATTTTCCTCCCCGCTCTCCGCAACCGCGTGAAGGGCGGGGAGCGTCTTTGCGAACGCCCTTCGAAGGGCGTACGCCCTCTCGGGGGTGCGGGGATGCTGCAAGGGGCGTGGGGACGCCCCGAATCATTCTGGACATAGGGGAAGAGCGGGTAGGCATGAGGGCGCTTGACGCACGGTCAGTAGTGCTGCCTGACACAAGACGGGGGGCTGTCTCGCGTGACATGGCGCGGTCCGACACAAAAGTGACGCCCGGCACGTACAACCCTTACGGGGGTAGCCGTGTCCAACTGGCGTGGCAGAGGTACTCGACTTCAGCGCGGCACGTGGCGGTACGGCCCTTCGGCCCCGCCCCGCAGCCCTACGACCCCGCATGCCCGGCACGCCCGGCGGCATGCCGGTGATCGCGCCCATGCCCGCAGCGCGGCCCGCCCGCATTCCGAACCAGCGCGACGGCGCCGAGGACGCCACGGCGGCCGGCACGACCGTCGACCACCTCACCGAGACGTACCGGGCGCACTACAGCTCCCTGCTGCGTCTCGCCGCCCTCCTCCTCGACGACACCGCCTCCTGCGAGGACGTCGTCCAGGAGGCCTTCATCCGCGTCCACTCCGCGCGCAAACGCGTCCGCGACCGCGACAAGACGCTCGCGTACCTGCGCCAGACGGTCGTCAACCTCTCCCGCTCGGCCCTGCGCCGCCGCATCCTCGGACTGAAGCTGCTGTCCAAGCCGATGCCGGACATGGCGAGCGCCGAGGAGGGGGCGTACGACCAGCTGGAGCGCGACTCCCTCATCAAGGCGATGAAGGGACTCCAGCGCCGCCAGCGCGAGGTCCTCGTCCTGCGCTACTTCGCGGACATGACCGAGGCACAGGTCGCCGAGACCCTCGGCATCTCCCTGGGCTCGGTGAAGGCGTACGGCTCCCGCGGCATCGCCGCGCTGCGCGTCGCCATGGAGGCACCGGCATGAGCGGGGACCACGAAGGCCGGGACGGGCGGCGCCACCTGCACCGTCCCTTCGACTGGCACGAGCCGGGCGGGGGCGGACAGGACACCCCGAAGCAATCACACGCTGGGAACGGAACTGTGAACCACGGCCTCGACGACCAGAGCCCCGGCGAAGGGTTCGACTCGGACGAGCTGGCACTGCGCCGCATGCT includes:
- a CDS encoding tetratricopeptide repeat protein, translating into MTGESGAEAVGRRSIAAGQGVRQALTGDGSVALYAEKSVNLPAEAFALPATAPEGLVNLPDRTSLFVGRARELALLDEAFREANGVVVQAVHGLGGIGKSTLAAHWAAGRVGSYNPVWWITAETAADLDTGLAELAVALQPALRDVLSREALRERAVQWLARHEGWLLVLDNVADPADVRGLLGRATGGRFLVTTRRASGWHKMARPLALDVLSPAEAAELFARIDGPGEEVDVLCRELGYLPLAVEQAAAYCAEAGISAGRYLELLGAYPEEVFAQSAEGTDQDRTVARVWRVSLDRLADTPLAGRILGVVGWWASEGIPRAYLEAMGTPVEVTEAVRRLAAHSLVKVHEDDTISVHRLVQAVARAEGGAGHDAALVLLSNADRFRGIDADVRWLTHLEALAGHTDPESDGEHEAWLFNLGGLKSSQEYGHSRRTELHERAVAAAERAFGPRAEFTFSFRRNRAEGYGYAGDHARAIELLERDLADHARVFGARNPGTFEIRADLAEVLLDAGQLQEALKLAKRNATRAERVLGSEHEVALGVWSAWAKALRYSVEEDDGAHAAEAAHAIETWLARVEAAQGEDNRFYDHVHWELIWVRAAAGDIEEATVLFERCIARRERLYGETSRAALNTRRAFATFLWGTVGASDRARELLAQLIADWERLLGETPHLEELRAHYARLASPPEATG
- a CDS encoding SigE family RNA polymerase sigma factor, coding for MPVIAPMPAARPARIPNQRDGAEDATAAGTTVDHLTETYRAHYSSLLRLAALLLDDTASCEDVVQEAFIRVHSARKRVRDRDKTLAYLRQTVVNLSRSALRRRILGLKLLSKPMPDMASAEEGAYDQLERDSLIKAMKGLQRRQREVLVLRYFADMTEAQVAETLGISLGSVKAYGSRGIAALRVAMEAPA
- a CDS encoding response regulator transcription factor gives rise to the protein MRVLLVEDDEPVAESLRRGLLRYGFEVAWVTTGGAALGHAEPYDVVLLDLGLPDTDGLDVCKALRERGNVPIIVISARSDETDRVVGLELGADDYVSKPFGVREVIARIRAVMRRAQPRTEVAAAGPDRYGSRLTIDRKAARVRLDGAEVALAPKEYDLLAFLTEEPGALMSREQIMEAVWDANWFGPTKTLDVHVAALRRKLAGAVTIEAVRGVGFRLEIAGDASPS
- a CDS encoding sensor histidine kinase, coding for MNRQLIQSYILLVAVAILLFTVPVAFTLTDQLRDDTEQSLLREANTMAVLLGNGTSSSCQALHDVARAYGDVQATPTAACDPKLRTPVADAALTRAVRDGKPTTDWGSDFVWGSHLTVTVPVEGEKAAVRIVFSTSDMTRRLWSIWGFRAGLAVLVIAAAAAIGAYAARRITAPLRELNAMASKFSDGDLTARSPVTGPPETQTLARTLNQGAERLDTLVASQRIFVADASHQLRTPLTALRLSLDNIADGVDDEFVREDVEQATAEVVRMSRLVNGLLVLARAEAKVSAAEPLSLGDIVAERLDVWRPAADERGVTIALGGSTADGRLLVLASPGHLDQVLDNVLSNALEVSPDGATITVAHEARGDEILLTVRDQGPGMSDAEKSRAFDRFWRGQGLTGRSGSGLGLAVVKQLVTDDGGTVTLADAPGGGLVVRISLRASPKSGG
- a CDS encoding SgcJ/EcaC family oxidoreductase, with amino-acid sequence MTPRPITKRVAVVTAGALVAVGTFAAGVGVAGPEKQQHAKKPAKAEIAALFDGWNAALRTRDAETVADRYAKDAVLLPTVSNKVRTDHAGIVDYFEHFLKNKPVGKKIETHINVLDANSALDAGVYEFTLTDPDTGAKRVVKARYTYEYEKRDGKWKIVNHHSSAMPEG
- a CDS encoding aspartate kinase, yielding MGLVVQKYGGSSVADAEGIKRVAKRIVEAKKNGHQVVVVVSAMGDTTDELIDLAEQVSPMPAGREFDMLLTAGERISMALLAMAIKNLGHEAQSFTGSQAGVITDSVHNKARIIDVTPGRIRESLDKGNIAIVAGFQGVSQDKKDITTLGRGGSDTTAVALAAALDAEVCEIYTDVDGVFTADPRVVKKAKKIDWISFEDMLELAASGSKVLLHRCVEYARRYNIPIHVRSSFSGLQGTWVSSEPIKQGDKPVEQAIISGVAHDTSEAKVTVVGVPDKPGEAATIFRAISDAEINIDMIVQNVSAASTGLTDISFTLPKAEGRKAIDALEKHKEGIGFESLRYDDQIGKISLVGAGMKTNPGVTATFFEALSEAGVNIELISTSEIRISVVTRADDVNEAVRAVHTAFGLDSDSDEAVVYGGTGR
- a CDS encoding aspartate-semialdehyde dehydrogenase, which translates into the protein MTSPPTLAVVGATGAVGTVMLQILSQHADIWGEIRLIASPRSAGRKLAVRGAEVEVVALTEEAFDGVDVAMFDVPDEVSAQWAPIAAARGAIVVDNSGAFRMDPEVPLVVPEVNPHAARVRPRGIIANPNCTTLSMIVALGALHAEFGLRELVVSSYQAVSGAGRAGVETLRQQLALVAGTELGTHPGDVRRAVGDNTGPFPEPVALNVVPWAGSLREDGWSSEEMKVRDESRKILGLPELPVAVTCVRVPVVTTHSLTVHARFEGEVTVAKAREILATAPGVVLFDNPAAGEFPTPADVVGTDPTWVGRVRRALDDPTALELFVCGDNLRKGAALNTAQIAELVAAEFTGG